Proteins encoded in a region of the Haloglomus salinum genome:
- the hisC gene encoding histidinol-phosphate transaminase, giving the protein MQPRDLSALTPYEAGRGIEEVAREVGIDPDDLVKLSSNENPHGPSPAAVETMREHADGVHHYPKAAHADLQDALAERWDLAPEQVWLANGGDGALDYLARAMLEPDDSVLVPDPGFAYYAMSVRYHHGRVNTYPLYKEEDFEQRPENVLDAYDGERVVYLISPHSPTGREIPREAILEVADGVADDTVVLVDEAYGAFSEAPSKVDLVRERDDVAVLRTFSKSHGLAGVRLGYLLAPESWGDAYARINTPFAVNELALRAGLAALEDDDHVETTVESATWAREFVHDNLAAKTWPSQGNFVLAEVGDAEAVFEAAKGRGVIVRDASSFGLPGCIRITCGTKAETTRAVEVLNEVLAMQDPHGATGGAPPDAAGGGFGMDGPRPPTDGPDDVGDE; this is encoded by the coding sequence ATGCAACCGCGGGACCTGTCGGCGCTCACGCCCTACGAGGCCGGCCGAGGTATCGAGGAGGTCGCCCGCGAGGTCGGTATCGACCCCGACGACCTCGTCAAACTCTCGTCGAACGAGAACCCGCACGGCCCCTCGCCGGCCGCCGTCGAGACCATGCGCGAACACGCCGACGGCGTCCACCACTACCCGAAGGCCGCCCACGCCGACCTGCAGGACGCGCTCGCCGAGCGCTGGGACCTCGCGCCCGAGCAGGTCTGGCTCGCCAACGGCGGCGACGGCGCGCTCGATTACCTCGCGCGGGCGATGCTGGAGCCGGATGACTCGGTCCTCGTCCCGGACCCCGGCTTCGCCTACTACGCGATGTCCGTGCGCTACCATCACGGCCGCGTGAACACGTATCCGCTCTACAAGGAGGAGGACTTCGAACAGCGACCGGAGAACGTCCTCGACGCGTACGACGGGGAGCGGGTCGTCTACCTCATCAGCCCGCACTCGCCGACAGGTCGGGAGATTCCACGCGAAGCCATCCTCGAGGTCGCCGACGGCGTGGCCGACGACACGGTCGTCCTGGTCGACGAGGCGTACGGCGCGTTCTCGGAGGCGCCCTCGAAGGTCGACCTCGTGCGCGAGCGCGACGACGTCGCAGTGTTGCGGACGTTCTCGAAATCCCACGGATTAGCCGGCGTACGGCTGGGCTACCTGCTCGCACCCGAGTCGTGGGGCGACGCCTACGCCCGCATCAACACGCCGTTCGCCGTGAACGAACTCGCGCTCCGGGCGGGCCTCGCGGCGCTGGAAGACGACGACCACGTCGAGACGACCGTCGAGTCCGCGACCTGGGCCCGCGAGTTCGTCCACGACAACCTCGCCGCGAAGACCTGGCCCAGCCAGGGGAACTTCGTCCTCGCGGAGGTCGGCGATGCCGAGGCGGTGTTCGAGGCCGCGAAGGGGCGCGGCGTCATCGTCCGCGACGCGTCGAGCTTCGGCCTGCCGGGGTGCATCCGCATCACCTGCGGGACGAAGGCCGAGACGACCCGGGCGGTCGAGGTGCTGAACGAGGTGCTCGCGATGCAGGACCCGCACGGGGCGACCGGCGGCGCTCCCCCGGACGCGGCGGGCGGGGGCTTCGGGATGGACGGCCCCCGACCACCGACCGACGGACCTGATGACGTGGGGGACGAGTGA